The nucleotide window CTGAATGAGAATAGAATAAATGAATGCATTTCTAAGATTGTTCATAATGGACATATCAGGTGATAATGGGAGCCTGAAACTTCACAAGTCATAATACAAGCCATTGAATCAGTTGTTGATTATCATCTTTGACCATGAATTAGGTCCAATAGACACAGTTCATTCGCAAGTTGATTGAGGGGTTCAGCTTATGAATTCATGTTATTCAATTTTATGTGGAATTCTCACATAATGAATTTTTCCATAATTTGGTTTTGGACACATGAGATTGTGATGAGCAATCTAGACATATACAATCACAAGTTGGCGTGAGTAGAAAATATAATCTAAAAAGAAAGGTGGTGTATTTACTATTTAGGGTTCTTAGTAAAGTTATGGAACAAAAATAAACTAGAAATGACCTATACAGAACTGAAATACCACATATTCTTACTTTGGATAATAGCTCTTGGCTTTCAGGAGGTTGCTTCTTTAGACTTTGAGGCAAAATTACGGTAAGCAATTCTGGCTTCTCAGCTCTCAAAGCACCCCTAATAACAGCTGCGTTAGTCCCAGAAGCACCAGATGTGAATATATGATTTTTCTGCAATTAACATGTAAACATTAACTAGAGGTGTGGAGGAATCAAATTGTAATGAACAATAATAACATATAGCACAGTGACATACTGTTATGACCATGGCATAACTCAAGATCTCAATAAGTTGTTGATGCATATACCCCATGTTGCGGGTACCAAAGAAACCTATTGATCGGGGTCCTTGCTGCTGAATAGCCAGTAATTCCTGTATTATTACCAATAAAGTGAGATTAACCCATAGTATAAACCAACGAATAATGTATTGATACACATATTTAACTAAAGATTGATGAACTGCATGGAATATGCGGTGATCCCAGACAAGCTTAGAGGCTAATGGGCACAAAAGTTAACTTAATAAAATGAAAATAGAACAGTACAAGGCACCTGAAGGTAATCGAGATCTGGGAGCGGCTTGTATTCTGGAGCATCAACTATTGCAGTGCCTCTAACAAGAGTCTCCACCTGAGTAGGAATCTTTGCACCATCGTCATCATCTGGCCCAAACATACTAGGTTCGTCTTGTCCTTGCGTTCTCCCATCACCTTCATGCCCATCTCTTCTCATGTATCGGCAGAGAAACTATACGAGCACAATAAAAACAGCCCCTGGCAGTAAATCATTAGTGAAAACCAAATATATTACAGCATACTGACATCAAATAAGTAGAGCAATATCTAAGATTTATGGTTTACTCTCATGCACAATGGTCGGAATTGATTATACTCGTCTATTCATGTCAGATATGAAGCACAGGGATGTGTCCGGCACATCTAAAATGTTTTCGTCATTACTGGACTTACATACGGTATTCCAGAGATTCCTACTCGTCAAGAATAAACCATTCAAAGATTCCTATTCAGGTCTTATGGCATATAGCAGTTCAAAGATGCCCACCAAGGCCACTCAAAAGTCAAAACAATACACAGAATAGCATATGGCAGCACCTGTTCAACTGAACATAAAACAACTGAAAAGCAAATATCACACTTTAAAGTTCCAAGGTTCCTACCAAGGCCACTCAAGAATGACACAGACAACAGCATATGGCAGCAGCTGTCCAACTGAAAAAGAGATACTACACTTTGCAATTTGCACCCAACAACCCATGTTCAAAAGGTTTTGCATCTAAAGCCATTAGGCTTTTAGGAAAATGAGATCTTCAATTACAAATGTCTGAACAAGCAACTCTAGCGGGAAATGACTTTGGCTGTGCCACTGATGTTAGTGCAAAGCAGATGATGGTCATATAATCACTTTCAAGACAGACAGGATGGTACTACTGCGCAAATTGTGCGTGCCCAGAACAAAATTCCAACTCCGACATCCAATTTTCAACAGAGACGATACATCATCAGAAATCTAATAATACATACATCTTCCTAAGATAAAATTTACTGCATATCCACTGAAAAATATGAAAGAAACGACACAATCTACGAACGCTACAGATGAAGCACTGAGGGTGGAGACGCCACGCCTCACCTGAGTGGCCGTACGCGCGGCCTCATCGGGCCCCAATCGCCATGGCCCGGGCAGAGGCGGAGCGCGCAGCGGACTCGCCGGCGCGCGCCGGGAGCAGGCGAGGGAGGCGGCGCACGACGGCCGCCGCGTCTCCCGGGCGGACGACGGTGGGGGCGCGAGCGCGGCGGCCGTGCGGAGGAGAGACGCCATGGGAcggcgggcgggggagggggagggggaacTGGATGGAGAGGGGAGGGGGGTTTTGCTTGCTGGTGCTATCGGGATGCGGGAGAAGCGAACAGCGGGACGCACACGGGATATCTCCGTCTCGCCCTCGCCTCGGGTGGATGGATTGATGGATGGATCCACACGGCCAGGCCAGACCACGGTGTTTTCGGGCTCTCGGCGGACTACGACCGCCGCCGGCCCCTACCCAGCCCCTGGCAAGTGTGCTGCACCTAAATTTATACTGCTACCCCTTTGTTTGTTCACAATGAAAAATGAACTTTGTTTTGGCTTCCAATGTTTGGAGTATGAAATTACAATGCAAgtctaagagcaactccaacgggccgaCCTAAACGGACGGCGATTTCGTCCGCTTTTTGTCTGTTTGGGTCGGCCAGACGGATAAGGATGTCTGCTTCCACATTTGGGTCGACACGTGCATCCAACACAGGCCTGAACCCATTTTGATGGCGCAAAAAAATGAATACATGCATATTAAAAAAAAGAAACAACATTAATTAAACATTAAAACCGGCCACGAAGACCGGCGAAAGTCCACGCGTCCACATTtgcatttaaaaaaaataaaaacaacctAAACTACGAGGTGGCGCGCTGCCTtaggcgtcgtcgtcgtcgtcctcggggTCCGTGAGGTCGATGAGCGTCGGCGCCGGCCCGGCCCAGGCGAACGCCGTGTTCCAGAGTGCCGTCATGTCGGGTTGTGCCGGCGCAGGCAGTGCCgacgcgcgggggggggggggggtgtggcCGCCTGTGCAGCCGcggcctggcgcgcctcctccccggCCTCGCGCTGCTCCTTCTTGAGGTCGCGCTCGAGCATCTCGAGGTACTCGCCGTCGCGGCGCTCCTCGGCCACCCTGATCTTGCGCCAGTGCTCGAGTTACGCCTGCTCCTGCGCCGACGTCGCTCCCATCCAGACCGGCGGCGCGCGTACGCACTCGCGCACTACTCCCGTCCAGGAGTAGCGCTCGATGGGGGACGGCTCCCGCTCCGGCTCCGGCTTGATGGGGGACGGCGGGACCATCGGCGGCACCACGTTGTCGCCCGCCGCGGAGAGGGCAAGGGCCTGCGCCATTGCCGCCTCGTACCGAGCCTcctcttccgcctccgccctgcgccgctcgtcctcctcgctctCCCGGTAGACGGCCGCAAGGGTCGTCTGGTCCTCCTCGCGGACGGCGAGCGCCGGTGGCGGCGACCTCCGGTCGACCTCGCGCGCCTCGCCTCCTCGTGCTCGAAGGCGAACCACCTCGCACAGTTGGGCGAGTCGATTGCGTAGGCGGGGTCACGGCGCTGCTCCGGCGTCAGTAGCGCCCGCCGGCGCCGTACCTCCTCCGCGTGAGCACGAGCTGACCGCGGCGCCGCCGGCACTGGGATCTTATCTGGATCCAGATGCCAGTCGTGCGACAGCGTCACGTCGGGATACAGCAGGGGCTGGGGGTGGTGCCAGTGCCACTCCACCTGGTGCACTGGCATGTTCACGCGCTGCCTCTGCCGGCGAGGCGCCAGCGCCGGCAGAGGCGGGAGAAACTCTGAGGGGAAAGGGGTGGCGGGGGACTTGCCCTTGGCCTTGCTGCTGCTGGCGCCGGAGAAGAGGCCCATCTCGTTGTGGTTGTGGTGGTTAGGGTTTGCCAGCGACGAGGGGGCAAAGAATGATAGATGTGGACGGCGAGTTTGGATGAGGACGGCCCTGCCGCACGGTCGGCTTAAAAAAGGACGAGCGCCGtcgctgacgcgtgggcccgTCATCATAAATTAAGCTGACCGCATGGGCGGCGGGTAGTTGGACGGCCGCCATGTGGGAACACGGCGGACAGCGGGAAGGCGCGAGAAGCGTCAGTTCGGCTTCCGCGCCGACGCATTTGGGGCGCAAATTTGGGCCATAAATGCGTCGGCATGGACGCGACGTGGACGTGATTTGGGTTTGGGTCGGCGCATTGGGCCGTCAGTTTTGTCCGCACCGACCCAAATGGACGCAGGCGGACGAAATAGATCGGCCCTTTGGAGTTGCTTTAATAATTTTTGTGTCGCACTATCGACGTGTTTTGAACTGTAAAAATGTGATTATTTGCCTACCGTCTCTTGAAAAAAAAAGGAGAATATACTCGTGATATTCGATGTTTACTAGCAGCTGTCTACTTGTTTCCTTGTAACAATTTGTTTTTAATTTGTTATACAATTGTGTCACTGGAATGCACATCATGCATCACACGTTGATCCAATTTATTAATGATTGACTAACAATTGAGGAAATGTTTAAGTTACCAAAATATAAAAACGCTATGAGACTTTCCTCTAGCATCCATCATGAAAATCAGAAAACATATCCATTCATGTGTATACTCAAGACATGGTTGCAATGGTCTAACTAAATTTGTGTGGCACTAGATTAGATTTGTGTGTTTTTAGTTAGGTTGTCGTATATTATCATGACACCTAATACGATAAAGATTGGTAGGATAATCCAACTCATATGAGAAGCGCAAATCAGAGTGACACGTGGGGTAGCATAGGCGGAACAACAGAATGGAGAAAAGGTTTTGGCATGTTCAGAATTGCATCAACCACTTGCATTTGTGGAACAATGATTATTGATTTGTCTACCAGGACTCATGCAGGCCACCATTATTATCTTTCTTAAAATCCAAGTAAGAACTAAGAACATAGGGCCTGTTTGGATGGTGCCCACcggatgaaggaaatatgccctcgatccatctatggactggtgcaagcatctcggagttggaatatatgctttgataagttgatcaaagcatatagttttatacagacttgcggtgaagtatgtatttacaagaaagtgagtgggagcactacaacatttctgataagtatatgcgaatgacatattgttgatcggagataatgtagaattattctgcaaagcatttTACTATCTACaaggatttattaaagaagagttgtatatgatgcaaccagaaggttttgtcaatcctaaaggtactaacaaaatatgcaagctccagcgatccatctatggactggtgcaagcatctcggagttggaatatatgctttgataagttgatcaaagcatatagttttatacagacttgcggtgaagtatgtatttacaagaaagtgagtgggagcactacaacatttctgataagtatatgcgaatgacatattgttgatcggagataatgtagaattattctgcaaagcatttTACTATCTACaaggatttattaaagaagagttgtatatgatgcaaccagaaggttttgtcaatcctaaaggtactaacaaaatatgcaagctccagcgatccatctatggactggtgcaagcatctcggagttggaatatatgctttgataagttgatcaaagcatatagttttatacagacttgcggtgaagtatgtatttacaagaaagtgagtgggagcactacaacatttctgataagtatatgcgaatgacatattgttgatcggagataatgtagaattattctgcaaagcatttTACTATCTACaaggatttattaaagaagagttgtatatgatgcaaccagaaggttttgtcaatcctaaaggtactaacaaaatatgcaagctccagcgatccatctatggactggtgcaagcatctcggagttggaatatatgctttgataagttgatcaaagcatatagttttatacagacttgcggtgaagcctgtatttacaagaaagtgagtgggagcactacaacatttctgataagtatatgtgaatgacatattgttgatcggagataatgtagaattattctgcaaagcataaaggaatgtttgaaaggagtttttcaaagaaagacctcggtgaagctgcttacatattgagcatcaagatctatagagatagatcaagacacttgataagtttttcaatgagtacatacattgacaagattttgaagtagttcaaaatggaacagtcaaagaaggagttcttgcctgtgttacaaggtgtgaagttgagtaagactcaaaacccgaccacgatagaagatagagagaaaatgaaagtcattccctatgcctcagccataggttctataaagtatgccatgctgtgtaccagacctattgtataccctgccctgagtttggcaagggagtacaatagtaatctaggagtagatcactagacagcggtcaaaattatccttagtggaataaggat belongs to Triticum urartu cultivar G1812 chromosome 7, Tu2.1, whole genome shotgun sequence and includes:
- the LOC125519222 gene encoding uncharacterized protein LOC125519222; this translates as MASLLRTAAALAPPPSSARETRRPSCAASLACSRRAPASPLRAPPLPGPWRLGPDEAARTATQFLCRYMRRDGHEGDGRTQGQDEPSMFGPDDDDGAKIPTQVETLVRGTAIVDAPEYKPLPDLDYLQELLAIQQQGPRSIGFFGTRNMGYMHQQLIEILSYAMVITKNHIFTSGASGTNAAVIRGALRAEKPELLTVILPQSLKKQPPESQELLSKVQNLIEKPQYDHLPLIEASRLCNMDIISKVQQVICFAFHDSRLLMETCQEAKNMRKIVTLFYLD